In Zingiber officinale cultivar Zhangliang chromosome 3B, Zo_v1.1, whole genome shotgun sequence, a single window of DNA contains:
- the LOC121967598 gene encoding IRK-interacting protein-like isoform X2 — MASPSSYSLPPPPLSSFTSDKEEEGEKEERHEQVKFKDLPRVESHIPTPLHSGSSLRPPRPKTGQTGNEVGTVSCNNCRPTSRDKLIVPLDPSATSFPSPGGLLRSLFFPFTRHTPATAAAAGDFRDDRWRLVAAELSRKILHVTRKRDEALQEASRLKNSLAELEHKVDLLESNIRSISRRPVQPVAFPSQAFRFAVEDARTAMRHFARLLIAHIRLVKRSMDRFTGLIQPLDPRAVAEWRRNPGWLLVYTEALLNRIFYSRLEEGDDEESGLIDPVARCESNRAAYEAARELSWEDVLSKGTRHYSEGLSRFCDLKMSEVVGTVGWTTPAQAPWPEGLLQAFFMAAKGAWAVRLMTRSVHPAVPALKVEQGARFDERFMEDVARDRVRRATPVSVREVVAPGFDLYMVPHGILKCKVVCVYYNNSKEGSNDRIDVVNDSVVPSISVNPSLEL, encoded by the exons ATGGCTTCTCCTTCCTCCTATTCTCTCCCTCCCCCTCCTCTCTCCTCCTTCacttct GACAAGGAGGAAGAGGGCGAGAAGGAAGAACGACATGAGCAAGTCAAGTTCAAGGATTTGCCTCGAGTCGAGTCTCACATCCCCACTCCACTCCACAGTGGCTCTTCCCTGCGGCCACCACGCCCCAAAACAGGGCAGACTGGAAACGAGGTCGGCACCGTCTCCTGCAATAACTGCCGCCCCACCTCCCGGGACAAGCTCATCGTCCCCCTCGACCCCTCAGCCACTTCCTTCCCCAGCCCCGGTGGCCTCCTGCgctccctcttctttcccttcacACGCCACACCCCAGCAACTGCCGCCGCAGCCGGTGATTTCCGCGATGACCGGTGGAGGCTCGTGGCGGCGGAGCTGTCGAGGAAGATCCTCCACGTCACACGCAAGCGCGACGAGGCGCTCCAGGAAGCTTCCCGCCTTAAGAATTCTCTCGCTGAGCTCGAGCACAAGGTCGACCTCCTCGAGTCAAACATCCGGTCCATCTCACGCCGGCCGGTTCAGCCCGTCGCCTTCCCGTCTCAAGCCTTCCGTTTCGCAGTGGAAGACGCGCGCACCGCGATGCGCCACTTCGCGCGCTTGCTGATCGCCCACATCCGGCTCGTCAAGAGGTCCATGGACCGATTCACGGGCCTGATCCAGCCACTCGATCCCCGGGCCGTCGCCGAATGGCGGAGGAACCCGGGCTGGTTGCTCGTCTACACGGAGGCCCTGCTTAACCGGATTTTCTACTCCCGATTGGAGGAAGGCGACGACGAAGAATCCGGCCTAATCGACCCAGTGGCTAGGTGCGAGTCGAACCGAGCCGCGTACGAGGCGGCTCGGGAACTCAGTTGGGAGGACGTGCTCAGCAAAGGGACGCGACACTACAGCGAGGGGCTGAGCCGGTTCTGCGATCTGAAGATGAGCGAGGTCGTGGGGACGGTGGGGTGGACGACTCCGGCGCAGGCACCGTGGCCGGAGGGGCTGCTGCAGGCCTTCTTCATGGCGGCGAAGGGGGCGTGGGCGGTTCGACTCATGACGCGGTCGGTGCACCCAGCGGTTCCGGCGCTGAAGGTGGAGCAAGGGGCGAGGTTCGACGAGCGGTTCATGGAGGACGTGGCGAGAGATAGGGTGAGACGGGCGACGCCGGTGAGCGTGAGAGAGGTGGTGGCGCCGGGGTTTGACTTATATATGGTGCCACATGGGATTCTGAAGTGCAAAGTAGTGTGCGTGTACTACAACAACAGCAAAGAGGGGAGTAACGATCGCATTGATGTGGTAAATGATTCGGTCGTTCCTAGTATATCTGTTAATCCTTCTTTAGAATTatag
- the LOC121967598 gene encoding IRK-interacting protein-like isoform X1, which yields MASPSSYSLPPPPLSSFTSILVQDKEEEGEKEERHEQVKFKDLPRVESHIPTPLHSGSSLRPPRPKTGQTGNEVGTVSCNNCRPTSRDKLIVPLDPSATSFPSPGGLLRSLFFPFTRHTPATAAAAGDFRDDRWRLVAAELSRKILHVTRKRDEALQEASRLKNSLAELEHKVDLLESNIRSISRRPVQPVAFPSQAFRFAVEDARTAMRHFARLLIAHIRLVKRSMDRFTGLIQPLDPRAVAEWRRNPGWLLVYTEALLNRIFYSRLEEGDDEESGLIDPVARCESNRAAYEAARELSWEDVLSKGTRHYSEGLSRFCDLKMSEVVGTVGWTTPAQAPWPEGLLQAFFMAAKGAWAVRLMTRSVHPAVPALKVEQGARFDERFMEDVARDRVRRATPVSVREVVAPGFDLYMVPHGILKCKVVCVYYNNSKEGSNDRIDVVNDSVVPSISVNPSLEL from the exons ATGGCTTCTCCTTCCTCCTATTCTCTCCCTCCCCCTCCTCTCTCCTCCTTCacttct ATTCTGGTACAGGACAAGGAGGAAGAGGGCGAGAAGGAAGAACGACATGAGCAAGTCAAGTTCAAGGATTTGCCTCGAGTCGAGTCTCACATCCCCACTCCACTCCACAGTGGCTCTTCCCTGCGGCCACCACGCCCCAAAACAGGGCAGACTGGAAACGAGGTCGGCACCGTCTCCTGCAATAACTGCCGCCCCACCTCCCGGGACAAGCTCATCGTCCCCCTCGACCCCTCAGCCACTTCCTTCCCCAGCCCCGGTGGCCTCCTGCgctccctcttctttcccttcacACGCCACACCCCAGCAACTGCCGCCGCAGCCGGTGATTTCCGCGATGACCGGTGGAGGCTCGTGGCGGCGGAGCTGTCGAGGAAGATCCTCCACGTCACACGCAAGCGCGACGAGGCGCTCCAGGAAGCTTCCCGCCTTAAGAATTCTCTCGCTGAGCTCGAGCACAAGGTCGACCTCCTCGAGTCAAACATCCGGTCCATCTCACGCCGGCCGGTTCAGCCCGTCGCCTTCCCGTCTCAAGCCTTCCGTTTCGCAGTGGAAGACGCGCGCACCGCGATGCGCCACTTCGCGCGCTTGCTGATCGCCCACATCCGGCTCGTCAAGAGGTCCATGGACCGATTCACGGGCCTGATCCAGCCACTCGATCCCCGGGCCGTCGCCGAATGGCGGAGGAACCCGGGCTGGTTGCTCGTCTACACGGAGGCCCTGCTTAACCGGATTTTCTACTCCCGATTGGAGGAAGGCGACGACGAAGAATCCGGCCTAATCGACCCAGTGGCTAGGTGCGAGTCGAACCGAGCCGCGTACGAGGCGGCTCGGGAACTCAGTTGGGAGGACGTGCTCAGCAAAGGGACGCGACACTACAGCGAGGGGCTGAGCCGGTTCTGCGATCTGAAGATGAGCGAGGTCGTGGGGACGGTGGGGTGGACGACTCCGGCGCAGGCACCGTGGCCGGAGGGGCTGCTGCAGGCCTTCTTCATGGCGGCGAAGGGGGCGTGGGCGGTTCGACTCATGACGCGGTCGGTGCACCCAGCGGTTCCGGCGCTGAAGGTGGAGCAAGGGGCGAGGTTCGACGAGCGGTTCATGGAGGACGTGGCGAGAGATAGGGTGAGACGGGCGACGCCGGTGAGCGTGAGAGAGGTGGTGGCGCCGGGGTTTGACTTATATATGGTGCCACATGGGATTCTGAAGTGCAAAGTAGTGTGCGTGTACTACAACAACAGCAAAGAGGGGAGTAACGATCGCATTGATGTGGTAAATGATTCGGTCGTTCCTAGTATATCTGTTAATCCTTCTTTAGAATTatag